The genomic DNA CTACTACCTAGTCATGGTGGATAGGGTTTGTGTGCGGGCTTAGGGTCAAACTCAACCATCACGTACAATCAATCACTTTAACTCCTGCTACTAGATTTAATTGAAGGGAACTAGTACTATAAGtggagataattttttttttccccaagtGTCTTTCATGTTGTATTATGCAATGTGGTGTATCGATTTGTTTTCCATGACACTAAAATTTTCTCCTTAAATAGGTATTGGATATTGAACTACTGTTGAGATCAATGGAAGGAAATATACATGGAtcattcacccaaaaaaaaaaaaaagatccatATTTTGATATAATTGTCCTCTAACAGTATATGCGAGGATGAGAAGAAATGTTACAAGCTTGTCAAATTTTATGTCTTTATAAACAGTTGCATGCTccttaattggttttttttgtggaatttcaactttttttatggtatcagagcatattgGTCAATGTGTAAAGTCCAATGGTCATATGAGCTCAATATCATGTGGCTTGTGCTGTATACACGTAGAAGGTTTGAAAAAATGCCGCACCTGAGGGGCGTGCAAGGATTTGAAAAAATGCTAACATCCAATTTGTGTCACGTGTTGAACTTACAAATTTTTCGAATGTAAACTTTGTGTGAAGAGGTGAAGAAATGTCCCACATCAAAGCTTACCAAACTTTGTGTGTCATTATAAGGAGTTAGGTTATTCTCCATATTGTCAATAATTTTATGATCAACCTCAacttctttcattttttgtgCTAATTTTGTGTGTTAAATCCAAAACCacttcatttttatgtttaagAAGTGCTTGAGATCTAGAGTTTAGTATTTACGATTTATATTATTGTTAAATGAAAATGTAGCAGGTCAAGACTAAATTGATGCATAAACAATCTAAATCCCTAACAAGACATTTCTGGAGTTTAGGATGTCGACACAGTAGCAATATTTACGATTACGTCGTTTTGAATTTTCATATACAAATGGTAAGCAGAATATTTTACATTCATAAATGCATCTTCAAGTAGATCTTAAACTCCAGAAATGCATTGTTAAAAAGGACACTTGTAGACCTAAAACTAAAAAGCTTGTTTATAATTTAgaagtaaatttaattaattttgtcaaacTTTGTAAAAAAGAACTTTGATTTTTGAAAGTGGTTTTAGGTTATGTTCGGAGGGAGCGATTTCCAAGTTTCTCAAGCATCCGGGCAGTGGGTAAATTTTTCCAAGAGTAGTGTAGCGTTTAGTGCAAATGTGGGCAAGTGGTGGAGCAGCATGAATGCTACTTGGGGCTTCCTATCTTTGTGgggaaaaataagaaacaaacttTTTCTTATATCAAGGAACGAGTCCTGAATAGGCTATGTGGGTGGAAAGGAAAATTTTTTAGTGGTGTGAGGCAGGAGCTTCTTATCAAAGTGGTTGCTCAGGCTCTACCAGCGTATGCTATGAATTGATTCTTGCTTCCCAGGACCTTCTGTGATGATCTTCTCAACTTGTTGGCTAGATTCTGGTGGGGCAGTGATCCGAATGCACGGAAGATTCATTGGTGGTCTTAGGATAAGCTTTGTAAGTCGAAGGAGGAGGGGTGAATGGGCTTTCAAGATTTATTTGCAGTTAATTTAGCGGTTTTGGCCCAGCAGGGCTGACGTATTGCCCAGCAAACTGGTTCTTTGGTGGCACAATTTTTAAAGGCTCGGTATTTTCCCATGGCCTCATTTTGGGAGGCCCCGTTCCGAAGAGCGGTTCGTATTACTGGTCTAGTATCTTAAAGGCACGGGAGGCTTTGGTCCATGGGTCTAGATGGGTTGTTGGAAATGAAGAGTCTATTCAGGTGTGGAAGGATAGATGGCTACCCCGGCCTCACTCATTCAAAGTCCAGTCCATTGATGTTGAAGACAGGAGGACATGTGTGTCGAGGAGCTTATTGATACGAAGTCTTGCTCATGGAAAGTGGAAGTGTTACAGGAGTTGTTTTCAGAGGAGGAGGCGGGGTTGATTTGTATAATGCCGATTAGTTTTCACTTACCGCCGGATCGATTTGTATGGCACTATAACTCTCGTGGTGCATATAATATTAGTAGTGGCTAGGGAGGTGGTGCAATCCCCCTTGGTGGGTGCATCTACGTCCAAAGGGAGCAATGCTTTTTCACCCCTTTGGAAGTCCATATGGAGGTCTAAGATTCCCCCCAAGGTAAAAAAATTTACGCGGAAAATTAGTCATGACATTATTCCAACCAAAGTTAATCTTGCTAGGAAGGGGGTGCATCTTGATTTAGGGTGTGGGGTGTGTTCGGGGCATCCTGAAACGGATGGGCATGCGTTCCGGGAGTGTGTGTTTGTGCAGGAAGTGTGGGTGGGGTCTCCGTTGGGGGCTGGTATATTACCGGAATCGGGGGTGTTAATGTGGGAGTGGCTTTTATCAGTAGTTGAGACTCAAAAAACTAAGTTTGATTTGGTTTGCTTGGTTCTTTGGGGTTTGTGGCAGGCTCGTAACTCCCTAGTCTGGGATGGGCAATGTGGACAACCCATGGAGGTTGTGCAGAAGGTAGTGTGCTGGTATCAGGCGTTTTTAGCAGCCCATGTTTTGCCGAAGGTCTCCAAACTGGTTCCTCACCTCAAATGGATGACCCCCACTGATGGGTGGGCTAAAATTAATGTTGATGGGGCCACACGGCTGGAGTTGTATTCGGGAGGAGTGGGTGTGGTGTTGAGGGATGGGATGGGGCAGTTTATAGTAGCAGGAGCTTGGAGGAAAGAGGGTATTGGGTTGGCTTTTCAAGTGGAATTTGAGGCGGCCTTGGAAGGGTTCGGTTGGCGGGGAGGCTGCAGATTAAACGGGTTATTGTGGAGAGTGACTCCACGCTCGCTATAGCTGCTATCAATAACTACTCTCAGGATTTGGCCGTGTTTGGTTTGCTAGCAGAGGATGTCAGGTTTGTGGTGGAGTTGATTTTCCCGATCCAATTTGTGCATGTGCCAAGAACATGTAACGGGGCTGCCCATAGATTAGCTAAGTTTGCCATTTCAATTGGTAATGAATTTGTATGGTTAGAGGACCCTCCAAATATCATTCAGGACCTCCTCAACCAGGATCTTATGTAGTACGTTGGTTTTCATTAATATATCGCGTttctttcaacaaaaaaaaaaaagaaaagaaaaaaaaaaaagaagtttagCTTAAATTGATAAGGGATGAAGTACAAAACACAATGATAatttattggcactctaaacaTCTAACTGtacacttcaaatttttttatatttaaaaagaaaaatactcttATGAAGAGTgcataattagatttttttagCACAATTAGATTTTCGGAGTACCGTTCCCTTCATGATTATTGCAAATGCATTTGTAAAGGGTTTAATTATTGCAAACACATTTCACATGACTATCAACCTTTGTATAATGCTTCTAAAAATCATTTCTCATCCCCACTATTTAAATTTTGTCGTCCACTCTTAACTAGTTCGGTCTCAATATTTTACAAATAGAAAATTTCTCACGCAAACATTGCCttactattttaaaaaaatagtgCCAAACTTGTCTTCAACTTGTGGGGCTAGTTGTTGCCGTAAGCACCAAATAGGCCATTTGTTGTGCTCCATTTTTCAAGTGATATTTAAAATAAGAACGATTCTTGCCGACACAAGCATGAATGAATAGCAACACAAAACTTCTAGAATACTACTTCTGGTTTGTTTGCATTGGCCACAAAACCTAGATTACTCAAATACAATAAACGTTTGGTTTGTATTTTCtactaaatataaaaagttcaGACTACATAATTAGATTTATAGACGGTCCATAACAAATTCTTTTTGTAATACTTCAATTACACAATGCTGCTGACCTTTTCTTGGTAACCCGTGGTGTTTTCATCAAGCTCAAGAAACTTGTTCACCCACTCCAACCCATAAGAACCTTCGGCAGAGAAGTCAAAGAACTCATTCACATCAAAGTTCGTATCGGCGCAATCGTTTGATGCTTTATGGGAAGGTTTAGTAGCAGTAGCAGTCTTCGTCGTCGTGTCTTGGGCTGTTGAAGTCTGCAGTTTTTTCTCCTTCTGACTCATTTTTTTGCTCAAATGAGAATTCCAGTAATTCTTTATTTCATTGTCTGTTCGGCCTGGAAGTCTCCCGGCAATCAAGGACCACCTATACAATACCAACTTATGGTCAAAAACTTTCTCGTCTGACATGTTA from Pyrus communis chromosome 17, drPyrComm1.1, whole genome shotgun sequence includes the following:
- the LOC137723540 gene encoding transcription factor MYB3-like, which encodes MARKNDGSAKRVMNKGAWTAEEDRKLAEYIEIHGAKRWKTIASIAGLNRCGKSCRLRWLNYLRPNIKRGNISDDEEDLIIRLHKLLGNRWSLIAGRLPGRTDNEIKNYWNSHLSKKMSQKEKKLQTSTAQDTTTKTATATKPSHKASNDCADTNFDVNEFFDFSAEGSYGLEWVNKFLELDENTTGYQEKVSSIV